The Microbulbifer pacificus sequence TGAACATCATCGGTACCGACGCGGGCAGCACGATTTTTTGCACATGGCGCAGGGCCGGCAGGCGCAGTACCTTGCTCACGTTCACCAGATCCTGATCGATACTGGCGACTCCCACCGCGGTGTTGATCACCATGGGCCACAGGCAGCACAGGGTCACGGTGATCATGGAATTGAGGAAGGACTTCGCGATCAACGGATCGGGGCTGGTGTAGAGTGCGGACACCACCATGGTGACCAGCGGCAGCCACGCCAGCGGCGATACCGGCTTGAAGATCTGCACAACCGGGTTGATGGCGGCGTTTAGGGTTTTACTGAGACCGATGGTGATCCCTAGAGGCACAGCAATGACCACCGCCAGCAGGAACCCGCTCAGCACCGTTACCAGGCTGGTGCCGATTTGATCGATGAAGGTTGCCTTGCCGGTGTAGGCGCGGATTTTGGGATCAAACGTCGGGTCTTCCGCGAGGCGCTGCGCGTTACGCTCCTCCTGACGCTGGTAGAACGCGCGCTCCTTTTCCCGCGAGCGCTGGTGCTCGCCGTAGAGCGCATTGAATTGATCCATTACCGCGGCAGGTCCGGGAAATTTCCCCAACGAGGTATCAATATTCTGCGCGGTGACCGACCACAGCAGCAGGAATGCGAGTATGCCGAGCAGTGGCAGTGCGACCAGCTGAAAGGCGTTGCCGACAAAACTACCGTCGACTTGCGGCACTCGAAACTTCAATAAGCTTGAGAGCGATGCGGTAATTGCGTTCATGATACTACCTCGGTTCTCGATGAGCATTTTTAGTGTTGCGTGGCGGGCGTACCGGGTATTCGTCACCATGCGCCCGCGTTTGATCACAATTTTTGTCCGGACTTCAGGCCGATAGAAAATTTATTGATGTATTCGTTGGGTGCGTGGCCGTTGTAGACAATGCCGTCGATAAAGTGGGTCTGCGGATCGCGGAACCCATCTTCCGTAGCAAAGTCCGGAAACTGGTCGGCGCTGGCCAGCTTGTCGACAATCAGGGATTTGGCCGCGGCCTGGTAGATATCCGGGCGGTAGACTTTCGCCGCCAGTTCCTTGTACCACTCGTCGGATTTGTCTTCGGAAATCTGTCCCCAGCGGCGCATCTGCGTCAGGTACCAGATGGCGTCGGAGTAGTAGGGGTAGGTGGCGTGGTAGCGGAAGAACACGTTGAAATCCGGTACTTCACGCTTGTCACCTTTCTCGTATTCAAACGTGCCGGTCATGCTGTTGGCGATCACATCGTAGTCTGCGCCCACGTAGTTGGACTGGGACAGGATTTTCACCGCTTCCGGACGATTCATGTTGTTGTTTTCATCCAGCCACATGGCCGCACGGATCAGTGCACGGGTGATACGCACGGTAGTGTTGGGGTATTTTTCCGCGAATTCTCGCGTGATACCGAACACTTTTTCCGGGTTGTCTTTCCAGATTTCGTAGTCGGTCACCACCGGTACGCCGATATCCTTGAACACCGCCTGTTGGTTCCAGGGTTCACCTACGCAATAGCCGTAAATGGTGCCGGCTTCCAGAGTGGCGGGCATCTGCGGTGGCGGAGTTACGGAGAGCAGTGCATCCGCGTCGATCTGCCCGGAAATATCACCCTTGTGTGGCGCATAGTAGCCGGGATGGATGCCGCCGGCGGCGAGCCAATAGCGCAGCTCGTAGTTGTGGGTGGAGACCGGGAATACCATGCCCATGTTGAACGGCTTGCCGTCGGCCTTGTATTTATCCACCACCGGTTTGAGTGCGTCGGCCTTGATCGGGTGCACCGGTTTGCCGTCGGGCTGCCTGGGGATATTCGGCTTCATCTGTTCCCAGATCGCGTTGGACACGGTGATACCGTTGCCATTCAGATCCATGGAAAAGGGCGTGATGATATCGGCCCTGGTGCCGAACCCCATGGTGGCGGCGATGGGCTGGCCTGCCAACATGTGGGCACCGTCGAGGCGGCCGTCGATCACACCATCCAGCAATACTTTCCAGTTGGCCTGTG is a genomic window containing:
- a CDS encoding ABC transporter permease, translating into MNAITASLSSLLKFRVPQVDGSFVGNAFQLVALPLLGILAFLLLWSVTAQNIDTSLGKFPGPAAVMDQFNALYGEHQRSREKERAFYQRQEERNAQRLAEDPTFDPKIRAYTGKATFIDQIGTSLVTVLSGFLLAVVIAVPLGITIGLSKTLNAAINPVVQIFKPVSPLAWLPLVTMVVSALYTSPDPLIAKSFLNSMITVTLCCLWPMVINTAVGVASIDQDLVNVSKVLRLPALRHVQKIVLPASVPMMFTGMRLSLGVAWMVLIAAEMLAQNPGLGKFVWDEFQNGSSDSLARIMAAVLVIGFIGFLLDRGMLTLQKLASWDKAATQ
- a CDS encoding CmpA/NrtA family ABC transporter substrate-binding protein, producing MLWKTPFKNIFSSLVLVVGFSSAVCTAQAAELGYPEKEELTFGFIKLTDMAPIAIAYEKGFFEDEGLYVTIEAQANWKVLLDGVIDGRLDGAHMLAGQPIAATMGFGTRADIITPFSMDLNGNGITVSNAIWEQMKPNIPRQPDGKPVHPIKADALKPVVDKYKADGKPFNMGMVFPVSTHNYELRYWLAAGGIHPGYYAPHKGDISGQIDADALLSVTPPPQMPATLEAGTIYGYCVGEPWNQQAVFKDIGVPVVTDYEIWKDNPEKVFGITREFAEKYPNTTVRITRALIRAAMWLDENNNMNRPEAVKILSQSNYVGADYDVIANSMTGTFEYEKGDKREVPDFNVFFRYHATYPYYSDAIWYLTQMRRWGQISEDKSDEWYKELAAKVYRPDIYQAAAKSLIVDKLASADQFPDFATEDGFRDPQTHFIDGIVYNGHAPNEYINKFSIGLKSGQKL